CGCCGCGTAGAACTGCGGCTCCAGCGCGCCGACCGCGACGTAACCACCGTCGGCGGTCTGATAGGTGTCGTAGAACGGCGCCCCGCCGTCGAGCAGATTCTCGCCCCGCCCGCCCCGCCACTGCCCGGCGTGCAGCATGCCGTGCAGGAACGTGGTGAGCAGCGCCGACCCGTCGACCATCGCGGCGTCGACCACCTGGCCCCGGCCGGAACGTTCGCGTTCCAGCAGCGCGGCCAGCACCCCGACGGCGAGCAGCATCCCGCCGCCGGCGAAGTCGGCGAGCAGGTTGATCGGCGCGTGCGGCCGCTCGCCGGCCCGGCCCAGCGGCTCCAGCGCGCCGGCGATCGCCAGGTAGTCGATGTCGTGCCCGGCCGCCGCGGCGAGCGGACCGTCCTGTCCCCAGCCGGTCATCCGGCCGTAGACCAGCCGCGGGTTCAGCTCGGCGCACCGCTCCGGGCCGAAGCCGAGGCGCTCGGCGACGCCCGGCCGGTAGCCCTCGACCAGCACGTCCGCCTTCTCGATCAGGCGCAGCAGGCCGGCCCGGCCGTCCTGCGACTTGAGGTCGAGGGTGACCGTGCGGCGGCCGCGCTGCAACGGCCCGGCCTGCGGAACGAGCGGTCCGGTCCCGCCGGGCCGGTCCACCAGCACGACGTCCGCGCCCAGGTCGGCGAGGACCATGCAGCCGAACGGGCCGGGCGCGAGCCCGGCCAGCTCGACGACCCGGATGCCGCTCAGGGCGCCGGCGCTCATGCCGGCGCGAACCGTTCGCCGTACCGCGCGGCCAGCTCGGCGGCCCGCCCCTTGAAGTCCGGGTGCTGCTCCACGTAGCGGAGCACGCCACCGGTCCACGCCGGGAACCCGATGCCGAGGATCGAGCCGATGTTGCCGTCCGCGTCGGTCCGCAACACCCCCTCGGCCCG
Above is a genomic segment from Actinoplanes ianthinogenes containing:
- a CDS encoding CaiB/BaiF CoA transferase family protein; translated protein: MSAGALSGIRVVELAGLAPGPFGCMVLADLGADVVLVDRPGGTGPLVPQAGPLQRGRRTVTLDLKSQDGRAGLLRLIEKADVLVEGYRPGVAERLGFGPERCAELNPRLVYGRMTGWGQDGPLAAAAGHDIDYLAIAGALEPLGRAGERPHAPINLLADFAGGGMLLAVGVLAALLERERSGRGQVVDAAMVDGSALLTTFLHGMLHAGQWRGGRGENLLDGGAPFYDTYQTADGGYVAVGALEPQFYAALLKGLGLDDDPDLPAQFDRGAWPELRRIFTERFLTRSRDAWAEVFDGLDACVSPVLSPAEAPGHPHNRARAAFVEVGGQLQPAPAPRFGRTPASVPQPSRTATVPEILETWS